The genomic window TCCGGATGATCAACCCCGAGATCCTCGTGCCCGTCGGCGAGCGCGCGCTGGAATGGCTCGTCGAGGACTACACGACGACGGATCCCGACGACGTCTCGCTTCCCGACGCCCACGGCGAGCGCCTCCGGGGGCGGGGCTTCGAACTCGTGCCGATGGTCGATCCCGCGACGATGACCGACGAGCAGGCCGACGACTTCGTGCACGACTTCTCGGCGCTGATGGCGACGGACTATCGGCAGACGAAGGGCCGGCGGAGTCGGTAGGGTGGTTCGGTCGGCTCGGATTCGTTCGCGGTTGGGTTTTTGCTCGTTACCAGTAGGGCGTTCTGCGGCCGCCCGAGGACGCTCGGCCCGCGAGGAGCGCGATTCCTGCGAACGCGACCGCGATCAGTAGCGGCGCGAGGACCATCGTCTCGCTCGCCTGGCTCGCGGCCTGCTGGACGCCGACGGCGGCGAGGAGCGTGGCGAGGCCGACCGCGACGCTGCCGAGTGCGCGTGACTGGAGTATGGATTTCGCATTCATGCTCGTACGTGGACACTGGATCGGGGTAAGCGTTTGTGGGTGTTCGTTTCTGCATCGTGTTCTCCGAAAGCCCCCGAGCGCTCGGTGACCCGGGGCTCGCTGCGCTCCTCGGCCTTCGGCCTCCGGTGCTTGTTCGTTCGCCTCGCTCCGCTCGGCTCACCTTCGCCCGGGGACCGCCGACCGCACGGCCCCTTTCGAAGTCCCGCCCCGCAACAGCACCTCAATCCTCCCCAACCTCCTGCGCTGCTCACGTCGCTTCGCTCGTTGCGCTGCTCGTCCCTCGCGCGGCGGCGCGGCTTCGCCGCGCAGCTTCGCGCGCCACCGCACCTCCGCCGAATTTCCGCCGACAGATCACTCCCCGATTTCTTCGAGCACGGATTCACCTTCGCCGTCCTTCGATCCCACTCCCACTCGTCGTCGATCCGCACGCGACCGTCCTCCAGCACCGAAATCTCGCCGACGGAGTGGCCCGTCGCCGTCTCGCCGTTTTCGTGTAACTGGACGTAGCGGACGTCCCACTCGCCGTCGTCGATCGTCCCGAGCAGGTGTCCCTCGACGATCGACCCGCCGGCGTAGCGCGCGCTGATTCGGTCGCCGGTCTGCTCGACGGTGAATGTAGTCTCATCGCTGACCTCGCCGGCGTCGTCGTTCGCGACGCCGACGAGCGTGCGGCCATCGAGCGAGATGCCCTCGGTCATATACCCTCCCTCGCCAGCGGAGTCCAAAACGGTTCGCCCGGGCACGCCACGGCGCCGGTTCGCGTCGTCCCTGCCCAGCTTCACTTTCACCGTGCTTATCAGGGACCGCATTACCCCCGTGGCGCCCCACTGTTCGACCATGGACCGACAGCTCCCATCGCTCGATGCCGGGGTGACGCTCCTCGAAACGGACGACGCCCCGACGGCGCTCTACCGGATCGTCGGCCGCCACCTCGCCGACGAGCCCGGCGCGCCGGCGTACTGGCTCGACGCGCGCAACGCCGCCTCGCCCGCGACGATCCGCGAGCACGCACCGGGCAGCGCCGCCCGATCGATCCGGGTCGCTCGCGCGTTCACGGGCTACCAGCACTACGAACTCGTCCGCGGACTGCTCGGACGGATCGACCCCGACGCCTCGCTCGTCGTCGCGCCGAACCTCGGCGCGCTCTACGCGGAGGACGACGTGCCCGAGTACGAGGCGGACGCGATGATCGAGGTCGTCTGCTCGCTGCTCGAGCGGGTCGCGGCCGCCCTCGACGTGCCGGTGCTCGTCACCGCTCCCGGGTCGACCTACGCCGACCGCGCCCGCGCCGCCGCGGACCGCGTCCTCACCGCCACCCGGACCAGCGCCGGGCTCCGCGTCGAGGGCCCAGACTTCCAGACGGACGTCTACTGGTCCGCGGGCGGCTTCCAGACCACGATCGCCTACTGGGTGGATCTGCTCGGCACGGCGACATCCGCGCGCTCGGCGCCCGCCGCGGACACCACGCTGGTGGGGATCTGAGATGGGCCGGACGAGAGCGACGACCCGCGATCGACTCGACGCGCTCGAACGCGAGTGGATGCCGTTTCGCCGGTCGCTCCGCCGGCGCCACCAGCCCGCGTTCGATCGCCTGTTCGAGCACGCCCGCGGCCATGCCGAGGCCGCGACCCAGCAGAACCCTGCCGACCCCTGGCGCGGATTCGTCTTCGCCGTCCTGCTCGCCCAGGAACAGGCGACCGCGGCCCGGGAGGAGGAGATTGCCGCCCTGGAAGAGAAACTCGCCGACCGCGAGGCGGAGGTCGAGCGGCTTGCGGCCGACGTCGACGCCCTGCACGAGCGGGTGGCCGAGCTGGCGGGCGAATCGGTCGCTGCCGACCCCGAGCCCTCCGCCTGAGCCGTGGCGTTCACGATCGACGTCCGCGACGACGGCACGCCGGTCCGCTGGGAGCTCGACCCCGACGGCGGCGCGACGCCCACCGCCGATCCGGACTACCAGCCGGCGATCTACGTCGCGGCGCGGGACGACCGGACCGGCGCGCTCGAGTGGCTCGCCGACGCGCTCGCCGACGATCCGAAGGTCGCGGCCGTGGAGCGCGTCGAGCGCTACCGGTCGCTCCGGGCCGACGAGCGATCGCCGATGTGCGAGCTCCGCCTCGACCGCCTCGACGAGGTGCGTCAGGTCGCCCGCGAGCTCCGCCGTCGCGAGCACGAGCAGTTCCTGCCCGGTACCTTCCAGCTGTACGACGTGGATCTCGATCCGGGGTTCCGGTACGTGCTCGATCGCGGGCTGGACCCGACGCCGGATCGAGACCTGGTGACGCTCGACCTCGCGCTGCCCGAGCCAGCGGTCGCCAACGGGGACGTCCGGCCGCTGGAAATCGACGGAGAACCCGCAACGCCGGACGGCACCGGGGCGGGATCGGCGGCCGCCGAAGCCGCCGTCGCCGACGCCGTCGAATCCGTCCTCGACGCCCGGGACCCGGACGTCCTCCTGCTCTCTTCCGGCGAGATCGTCCCGCTCCTCGCCGACGCCGACGTGGACCTCGGCCGCCGCCCCGGTTTCAGTCGGATCGCCGGCGAGAGCACGTTCGTCAGCTACGGCCAGGTCGGTTACTCGCCGGCGCGCTACGACGTCCCCGGGCGGGCGCTGGTGAACCGCTCGAACAGTTTCCTGCTGGGTCACTCCGCGCTCGCCGGACTGCTGTACTTCGTCGAACGGGCGGGCAAGCCGCTCCAGGAGATCGCGAAGGACTCCATCGGCGGCGTGCTCACGGCGATCGAGATCCGGGCCGCGCGGCAGTGGGACGGCGAGCGCGTCGTGGATCGGGTTCCCGGCCGCCGCGATGGGGTGCCCGCTCCGTGGCAGAAGCGCCAGACCGAGGGCTGGAAACCCCTCGACACGCTCCACGCCGCCGACCGCGGTGGGTTCACCTTTCAGCCCGACCCCGGCCTTCACGAGCACGTCCACGAACTCGACTTCGCGTCGCTGTACCCGAACGTCATCTGCGAGTACCGGGTCTCGCCGGACACCGTCTGCTGTGACTGCCACGACGCCAGCGACGTGTCCGCCGTCGACGCATCCGCCGAGCCGCTCGATCCCGACCTCCGGGTGCCGGAACTGGACTACAGCGTCTGCCCCGACGGCGACGCCTTCCTCGCGGAGGTGCTCGAACCGCTCATCGAGGAGCGCCAGGAGCGCAAGGCGGTGGTTCGCGACGCGGGACCGACCGAGGACACCGCCGCCGACGAGGCCGTCGTCGAGGCGATCAAGTGGGTGCTCGTCTCCTGTTTCGGCTATCAGGGCTACCGCCACGCGAAGTTCGGCCGCATCGAGGTCCACGAGGCGATCAACGCCCACGCCCGCGAGATCATGCTCACCGCGAAGGCGATGCTGGAGGACGCCGGCTGGCGCATCGTCCACGGCATCGTCGACAGCGTCTGGGTCACCGCAGCGCCCGATCGCGAGCAGCGCCCGATCCGCGAGGTCGCCACAGAGATCACCGAGGCGGTCCGGATCGAACTCGAGTACGAGGGCGAGTTCGACTGGGTCGCCTTCTGCCCGCGCAAGCGCGCCAGCGGCGCGGCGCTGATGCGCTACTTCGGCCGCTGGGCCGACGCGGAACTCGACGCAGCTGGAGACGACGAGTCGCCCAGCGACGACCCGTTCAAACTCCGCGGGATCGAGGCCCGCCAGCGCTCGACCTGTCAGTTCGTCGCCGACGCTCAGCGGGACCTCCTCGAGACGTTCGACCGCGAGCGTGCGCCCGAACCAGTGTGCGACCGCCTCGAACGACACCTGCGGCGGCTTCGCTCGGGTACGGTCGATTCGGCCGACCTCGCGATCACCCAGCGCGTCTCGAAGGCGGCGGGCGACTACGAGCAGGCCACGCGGGCGAAGGCGGCACTCCAGCGCGCCGCAGCCGTCGGCGTCCCGCGATCGCCCGGGCAGGACGTCGAGTACGTCGTGGTCGACGACGCGCTGTCGGGACCCGAGCGGGTGCGGCTGGCGTTCGAACTCGACGAGCACGCCGGAGCGGGGTCCGCAACCACCGGTGCCCCCGCAACCACCGGAGGCGCAGCGACCGACGATCCAGCGAGCTACGACGCCGAGTTCTACGCCGACCGACTGCTCCGGGCCTGCGAGAGCCTGGTCGCGCCGCTGGGCTGGAACGAGGGTCGGATCCGCTCGCACCTCCAGCACGATCGCGACGCGACGCTGTCGGCGTTCGGCGAGTGAGTGCGCGCCGGCCGTTCGACGCCGAGGACCGCGGTCAGGGTCCGGTCGCGTTCGTGGCCATCCCCGATTCGGGCCCCGGTTTCGCGAGGTCGTCGAAGCGGTCGCTCGCGTTCCGGCGTCGCGCCGCTGTCGCCGTCCGGTCGACCGTCGCGAGCGCGAGCGAATCGCCGCGGGGCACCCGCAACACGACTCCCTCCTCCCGTGCGGCGGCGGGGAGGACGGCCGTCGAGACGGTCTCCTGTCCGCGGCCGTCCTCGAACAGCACCACGGCTGTGTCGTCTTCGATGCGATCGACGACCGCGGTTCCCGGTGCGTCGTCGCGCCGGGAGTCTCCAGAGTCGTCAGAGCGCGATCGGCCGTCGCCCTCGCCGTCCGAATCGTCCTCGAGCGCGAGGTTCTGGATCCCCTCGAACGCCGAACGAGCGGCCGACGCGGGGAGCAGTGCTAACAGCGTCGCGAGCAGGTCTCGTCGGAGCACGCCGCCGGGTCGCCGCGGCATCGGCCATAAACCCGTGGCGCGAACCGACGCGAGTGTGGGGTCGATCTCGGCCGAACCGCATCAGGGGCTGCCGAATCGCCTCGGCACCCCGACGCGATCCAGTAGGTTGCCGAGTCGCGCCGGGATGCCTGCCGGATCACTCCACGACCCGTTCCAGATCGGGGCCACGCCGCCGTGCGATCCCCACTCGTCCAAGCAGTATCCTTAAGCCCGAGCCTCGGGTACCCGCCGGCTATGGGCGTCAGGTGCACGTTGCTCGGGCACGCGTACGGCGAGGCGGAGATCGAGCGCGAGCGCGAGGAACGCGGCGACGAAGCGGTCGTGACGATTCGAGAGGTCAAGACCTGCAGTCGGTGTGGGGACCGCTCGGTCGTCAGCGAGAACAAAGAGGTGACGGCGGTCGAGAGCGCCGGCAGCGAGGTCGCGACGCCGAGCGACGCGGACGCGGCGCCGACGAGCGAGCCGCGCCCCACCGAGCCGGGGGTCGACGATACGGTGGCCGAGGAATCCGTGGAGGAAGCGGCTGTCGACGCCGGCCCGGAGGGCGGCGAAGCAGGCGCAGCCGACGCGTCGGAAGCGGGACCGGAGCAGGACCCCGAGACCGACGACGGCGTCATCCTCGATGACGAACCCGACGAGGAGCCGGCAGAGCGCGAGTACGGCGAGTGGCCCGACGCCGAGGAGGACCACGCCAGCGCGGAGGCCGATCCCGCCGCTGCCGACGAGGACGCCAACGGCGGCCCCGCTCCCTGGCCCGACAGCGACGATGAGGCGGACGAGGGGTTCGACGCCGCGACGCCGGACGACGAGCCTGCAGCGGACGTCGAGTATCCCGGTTCCGCCGACGCCGAGCCGCCGGGCGACGGGTCCGGCGACGCGGAGGCCTCGGCGGACGCTGCAGAGATCCTGGACGACGAACCAGCGACCGAGCGCCCGCCGGCCGACGAGGGCGTGGACTTCGAGCGCGCTCGCGAGACCAGTTCGCCGAGCGCCCCCTCGACCGGGGGCACCGAACTCTACTGCCCGGCGTGTGGCTACCGCGACCCGAGCCGCGACGGCTCCCTCCGCGAGGGCGACATCTGCCCGGAGTGCAAGAAAGGCTACCTCGCGGCCGGCGAGTAACCGTCAAGCCCGACGCAGTTCCGCGTTCTGCGCTCGTTTCTCGTCCGATTCGTATCCCGTTACCCCGTCGCTTTTCTGCTCCCAGTTGTGGACGGCGTTCTGCTCGATCGTGGGGGAATTCTGCTTGGTTCGTCGTCGGTGAGCGTGCTCCGTCGCGACCGCGCAAACCGCCCCGACCCCAGCCTTTATCTCTGCGCCACGCCATAGCATACCACGTATGGCGTCTGCACCCGGCAGTTCGGGCGACGACATGTTCGACGAATTCCTCGCGTCCCGCGGTCACGAACAGACGACGTGGGAGACCGAGTACAACAAGAAGCGGTGTCCGGAGTGCAGTGGAATCCACGACGTAGACGCGACGAACTGTACGGTGTGTGGCTGGCAGCCAGGCGAGTAGATCGCTACTGGCGATTACCGCGACGGCGGCGATATCGGTGCCCATTTCTGTCAACGAAATCATCTGTTCCGGAAGGACTATGGTACGATATTTCCTTGCAAAGGATGGGAGATACGAATGCCGGAATGTCAGAACTGCGGTTCGTTCGTCACCGAGGCCTACGCGCGAGTGTTCACGCCCCGCGGCGTCGACGAACCCCGCGTCTGTCCGGAGTGCGAGGACAAGATCCGGGACGGCAGCGACGTCCGGGAGGCCCGTTCACCGCGAAACAACTGACGAACCGACGGCGTGCGACTCCGGCGTTCGTGCGATCGCATAGCAGTACCCGGCCTGATACGTTTCTGTTCGTCCTACCGCAGGTACGTCCTCGAGCTGCCGGCACACCCGAACCCTTAGGACGACGCCGACGAACGTTTCGACCATGTTCGATGATGAGGAACTGCGGTCTCTTCGGGAGTCCCGCGAGGCGTGGGAATCGAACACGCTCCAACCGGTCCTCGACCGGCACGGCGAGCGCAAGGACCGCTTCGCCACGGTGTCGAACCTCGAGGTCGATCGGCTGTACGACCCGACGGACCTCGAGGATCTGGACTACGAGGACGACCTCGGCTTCCCCGGCGAACCGCCCTACACCCGCGGGCCGTACCCGACGATGCACCGTGGGCGCACGTGGACGATGCGCCAGTTCGCTGGCTTCGGGACGGCCGAGGAGACCAACGAGCGCTTCCACTACCTGATCGACGAGGGGCAGACGGGTCTCTCCACGGCGTTCGACATGCCGTCGCTGATGGGGATCGACTCCGACGACCCGATGGCGCTCGGCGAGGTCGGCAAGGAAGGCGTCGCCGTCGACTCGCTCCGGGACATGGAGGTGCTGTTCGACGGCATCGACCTCGGAGAGGTATCGACGTCCTTTACCATCAACCCCTCCGCGCCGGTGATCTACGCGATGTACGTCGCGCTCGCCGACGTGCAGGGCGTGCCGCGCGAGCAGGTCCGCGGCACCCTCCAGAACGACATGTTCAAAGAGTTCATCGCGCAGAAGGAGTGGGTCGTGCCCCCGGAGCCGTCCCTGAAACTGGTCACGGACGTGATCGAGTTCGCGACCGAGGAGACGCCGAAGTTCCACCCCGTCTCGATCTCGGGCTACCACATCCGCGAGGCAGGGTCGACGGCGGTCGAGGAGCTGGCCTTCACCCTCGCCGACGGCTTCGCCTACGTCGAGGACGCGATGGAGCGCGGGCTCGACGTCGACGAGTTCGCGCCGCGCCTGTCCTTCTTCTTCAACTGCCACAACTCCCTCCTCGAGGAGGTCGCGAAGTTCCGCGCCGCGCGGCGAATCTGGGCGGAGAAGATGGACGAGTGGTACGACGCCGACGCCGCGGACTCCCGGCGGCTCAAGTTCCACACGCAAACCGCAGGGCAGTCACTGACGGCCCAGCAGCCGCTGAACAACGTCGTCCGGGTGACGATCCAGGCACTGGCCTCGGTGATGGGCGGCACGCAGAGCCTCCACACCAACAGCTTCGACGAGGCGCTCGCGCTGCCCAGCGAGAAGGCCGTCCGCGTCGCACTGCGGACCCAGCAGATCATCGCGGAGGAGTCCGGCGTCGCGGACACGATCGATCCCCTCGGCGGGAGCTTCGCGGTCGAGGCGCTCACCGATCAGGTCGAATCCGAGGCGATGGCGTACATGGAGACGATCCGCGAGCGGGGCAACGGTTCGATGCGCGAGGGCGTCCTGGACGGCATCGAGGACGGCTACTTCCAGCGCGAGATCCAGGACTCGGCCTACGAGTACCAGGAGCGCGTCGAGGACGGCGAGGAGGTCGTCGTCGGGGTCAACAAGTACACCATCGCAGAGGAGACCGCCGCGGACACGCTCCACGTCGACGAGGAGCAGGCGAGGGAGACGCAGTTGGATCGCATCGAGTCCGTCAAAGACGAGCGCGACGAGCAGGCCGTCGAGGATGCGCTCGCCGCTGTCCGCGACGCCGCGGAGAACGACGAGAACACGATCCCGGCGATCGTCGACGCCGTGAAGGAGTACGCGACGATGGGCGAGATCATGCAGGTCTTCGAGGACGTGTACGGGGAGTACGCGGGGGAAGTCGGACCGGCCTGAATACCCCTGGCTGCTTCGATCCGTCCCGTTCGTTCCGATTCGTCCCGCTCGGCGAAACGACTTTCAGAATGTATGCCCTCTGCATACATATGAGCACGAGCATCCGAGTGTCCGAGGAAACCAAGGCGAAACTCGACCTGCTCAAGCGTGACGACGAGACGTTCGACGAGTTGCTCCGCCGACTGGCGGGTGAAACGGAGCCAATTGAGATCGGTGCATGGGACGACGAAACAGCGGACAGGGCGCGGGAGGCGGTCGACCGGTCACGTGAGAGTTTCGGGCGATGACGTTTCTCGACTCCTCCGCGATCATCGACATGCTCGACGGCGTCGAGCGGACCGTCGAATGCGTCGAGGCACACGGAACGCCGTATCTCACGTCCTCGATCTGTGTGTTCGAAGTCCTCGAAGGCGTACTCGGCAGCGGAACCACCGACGTGATGGCGGCACGACAGCAGTTCGGCGGCGTTCGCGCGCTGGAGTTCAACGAAGACATCGCGATCGAGGCGGCTCGGTTGCAGGATGCGCTGCTGGCCGACGGCGAGCCGATGGCTCCCCGCGACCTGCTGATCGCTGCGACGGCTCGATCGACTGGCGACCACCTCGTCGTCAACGATGCGGATTTTCAGACGGACGTACTCGAGGAGACGATCTCCGTGACGAACCTCGCCGAGTAGATCGGACGCGGCGATCGAGGAGGATCGAACGACTTCACTTCAGTAGCAACGTGCTACGGGGTCGTTTCCGCCGACCAGCGGGCTCTTCAAAGATTCACTCGCCCCCGAATTCACATGATGGCGCGGGGGCGACCGTCTCCGGCATGAGAACACTTAACCCGGTGTTGTACGATTATTTTCGGTGTATGTCAGACGCTGACACCGAGGCCGAGCTCGAGGCCCGGCTCGAGGAGCAGGAGTCCTTCGAACCACCCGAGTGGTTCGTCGAGCAGGCCAACGTCTCGGACCCGGACATCTACGACGAGTTCGAGGAGAACTGGCCGGAGTGCTGGGAGCGCGCCGCGGACCTGATCTCCTGGGAAGAGGAGTACGACCAGGTGCTCGACGACTCGGACGAGCCCTTCTACGAGTGGTTCACCGGCGGCGAACTCAACGCCTCCTACAACTGCATCGATCGGCACGTCGAGAATGGCCAGAAGAATCGTGCGGCGATCCAGTGGGAGGGCGAACTGGGCGAGGAGCGGACGATCACCTATCAGGAGCTCCAGCGCGAGGTCGAGGCCTTCGCTGCCGCCCTCCGGGAGCAGGGCGTCGAGGAGGACGACGTCGTCACGCTTTACCTCCCGATGCTGCCGCAGCTCCCGATCGCGATGCTGGCGTGCGCCCGCATCGGCGCGCCACACTCCGTCGTCTTCGCGGGCTTCTCCGCCGAAGCCCTGGCCGAGCGGATGAACGCCGCCGAGTCCGAGTACCTCGTCACCTGCGACGGGTACTACCGCCGTGGCGAGGCCCTGAACCACAAGGAGAAGGCCGACGAGGGCCTCCAGCAGGTCGATCACGACGTCGAGTCCGTGATCGTCGTCGACCGTCTCGGCGACGAACTGACGCACTTCCTCGGCGACAACGCCCACGACTACCAGGAACTCGTCGACGAGCACGAGGGCGCTTCCGTCACGCCGGTCTCCCGCGACGCCGAGGACATGCTGTTCCTCATGTACACCTCGGGTACCACGGGAACGCCGAAGGGCGTCAAGCACACGACCGGAGGGTATCTCTCCTACGCCGCATGGACGACCCAGTCCGTGCTCGACGTCAAGCAGGAGGACACCTACTGGTGCGCCGCGGACATCGGCTGGATCACCGGCCACTCCTACATCGTCTATGGCCCGCTCGCGCTCGGCACGACGACGGTGATGTACGAGGGGACGCCGGACTACCCCGAGAAGGATCGGCTCTGGGAACTGGTCGAGAAGTACGGCGTGGACATGTTCTACACCGCACCCACGGCCATCCGGGCGTTCATGAAGTGGGGCCAGCAGTACCCCGATTCGCACGACCTCTCGACGCTCCGCCTGCTGGGCACCGTCGGCGAGCCGATCAATCCGCGCGCCTGGAAGTGGTACTACAAGCACATCGGGCACGAGGACGTCGCCGTCGTCGACACCTGGTGGCAGACCGAGACGGGCGGGATGATGGTGACGACGCTGCCCGGGATCGGCGAGATGAAACCCGGCTCGGCGGGGCCGCCGCTGCCGGGCATCGACGCCCGCATCGTCGACAATCAGGGCGACGAAGTCGAGCCCGGTGACGCCGGCTATCTCACGGTCAACAATCCGTGGCCGGGGATGCTCCGGACGCTCTACAAGAACGACGAGCGGTTCCTCGAGGAGTACTGGCGCGAGTACTCCGACGAGGAGACCGACGAGTGGGTCTACTTCCCCGAGGACGGCGCGTCCATCGACGAGGACGGCTACATCACCGTACTCGGGCGGGTCGACGACGTGATCAACGTCTCCGGTCACCGCCTCGGGACGATGGAGATCGAGTCGGCCGTCGTCGACGTCGAGGGCGTCGCCGAGGCCGCGGTCGTCGGTGGCACCCACGAGGTCAAGGGCGAGGCCGTCTACGCCTTCGTCATCACCGAGGACGGGCAAAGCGAGGACGATGCGCTGCGCGAGCGTGTCGTCGAACGCGTCGAGGACGCGATCGGTCCGATCGCGCGGCCCGAGCGAATCGTCTTCACGCCCGACCTCCCGAAGACGCGGTCGGGCAAGATCATGCGTCGGCTGCTCGAGGAGATCGCCGACGGCGAGGAGCTTGGCGACACCTCGACGCTGCGGAACCCCGACATCGTCCAGGACATCAAGGACGAGGTCGACGCCAGCGACTGAGTAGCGCTGGCAGCCACACGACCTCGTCGAGCAGGTGGAGTCGCTTTTTCCGTGTCAGTCAGGTGCCCAGGACTCGGCACCGTGTCGTGACTCGGGAGTGAATCGAACGGAGCGGTCTCTCTCTCTGTCTCACGAGGGCAGTGGACGGATCGCTGCGACTCGTGAGTGGACGAAGCGGAACACCGTCCCCAAACGGTGCCAAAGCGGCGTGTGAACTGGCAACCGTCACCGACGTGCCACCCCTCTCCCAGGAGAAGGCGGACTCGCGTGAGGCGACGGACGGCGGTAGCTCCCGACTACTGCAGCAGCCGTTACGCGTTGTTCATCCGCTGGCTCGTCCGCTCGCCACAGCGCTGGCACTCCCGAACCCGGTAGGGCTCGCGGGAGTAGTGGGCGTTATCGGAGTCTTCGGCCTCCGTCATGATCTGCACGGAAACTTCGTGCAGCGTGTCAGTCCCGCAAGCGTCACAGGGCTCGGTCATCCCGTTTAACGAGTTGTCAGTCGTCGCCATACTTGATCGTAGTAGGCTACCACTATAACAGGACACGAGCGTTTTCAAATCGGGAAAAAACCCCGTACCTGAGCGGGGTGGCACCGTATCGTACACCGGTGCGTTCGAAACATCAAAGGTGAGTGTTCGAAACGCGAGTGGATGTCACGATGGATCCCACGATTCGGGTCGGGGATCGAAAGTCGCCGAACGATCGAACGCCCGCTACGGAGCCCGTCGTAACGCGGGCCGGCCTCGCTTTCAGGGGGAAACCGTTATGCTCCACGCGAAACCAAGCGTTGAGACGTGGGAGACGAACGGCCGATCGAGGACATCCTCGATACGATCGGGGACGATCACGCGCGGGACGTGCTGGCCGCGATCAGCGAGGAACCACGCCCCGCCAGCGAGGTCGCGGACGCCTGCGACCTCTCCTTGCCCACGGTCTATCGACGGATCGAGATGCTGAAAGAGCACAAACTCGTCTCATCGGAGACGGCCGTCGCCGACGACGGGAACCACTACGACGTGTTCAAGTCGAACTTCGACGGCACCGTCATTCGCCTGCGCGACGACGAGTACGACGTACGCATCTACCGCAAGGAGAACATACCCGATCGGTTCTCGAGCCTCTGGGACGAACTCTCTCGGTGACGGGTCCGAGCTGGGCACCGATCGACCGTCGACTAGCGACTGCGTTCCTGCGATTCTCGCCGTCGACAGGGGAGCGTTTTAGACCCTCCCCTCCCACGGGACGGGCATGGCGGCGTACACCGAGGTCCTGGAGGCAGTCCTGATGATGCTACGGCTCGCACTGTTCGCCCTCGCGCTGGGGCTGACGATCATCAGCTTCCAGGCCTACCGCGAGAACGGCGGGAAGCGACTCGAGTCTGCATTCATCGGCTTCGCCTTCATCAGCATGGGCGTCGCGATGACGTCGATGGGCGACCAGGTGGAGTCGCTGGAGCTGTTCTTCTCGATCGCGGAGACGGTGCCCTTCATCATCGGTTTCGGGATGCTCTGGATTTCGCTGTACCGGTAGTCCGGCGGCTGTTTTTCGCGCGCGAACTGCAGCGGCGTTCACCGGGTCTGCGAGCCTCGACCCCCAGACCGCGAATCGAACCCTTTTAGACGCAGACGACGGTATCCGGCGGTATGGCCATCAAACCCGCCTACGTCAAGAAGACGGGCGAGATCCTCATGGAGCGCTACCCCGAGGCGCTCTCGACGGATTTCGAGCACAACAAGGAGGCAGTCACCGAGCTGACGAACATCGAGTCCAAGGGCGTTCGCAACCGGATCGCGGGCTACATCGCGCGCAAGCAGGCCGCCCAGCCTGCCTGAATCGGGATTCTGGATTTTCGACGGTCGTTCGTTCCCGGTAGTCCGTGGGCTGCTTCTCCATTTCGGGGGGTTGCAATCGATGCAGTGGGCTCCGAAAGCCCCCGAGCGCTCGAACGTCCTCGCTCGCTGTCGTCCGAGAGGGCGAAGCCCTCTCGTGATCACGAAAGACGCTTTGCGTCTTTCGAACGACGCTCCTCGCCCTTCGGCCTGCGG from Salinarchaeum sp. Harcht-Bsk1 includes these protein-coding regions:
- the acs gene encoding acetate--CoA ligase, translating into MSDADTEAELEARLEEQESFEPPEWFVEQANVSDPDIYDEFEENWPECWERAADLISWEEEYDQVLDDSDEPFYEWFTGGELNASYNCIDRHVENGQKNRAAIQWEGELGEERTITYQELQREVEAFAAALREQGVEEDDVVTLYLPMLPQLPIAMLACARIGAPHSVVFAGFSAEALAERMNAAESEYLVTCDGYYRRGEALNHKEKADEGLQQVDHDVESVIVVDRLGDELTHFLGDNAHDYQELVDEHEGASVTPVSRDAEDMLFLMYTSGTTGTPKGVKHTTGGYLSYAAWTTQSVLDVKQEDTYWCAADIGWITGHSYIVYGPLALGTTTVMYEGTPDYPEKDRLWELVEKYGVDMFYTAPTAIRAFMKWGQQYPDSHDLSTLRLLGTVGEPINPRAWKWYYKHIGHEDVAVVDTWWQTETGGMMVTTLPGIGEMKPGSAGPPLPGIDARIVDNQGDEVEPGDAGYLTVNNPWPGMLRTLYKNDERFLEEYWREYSDEETDEWVYFPEDGASIDEDGYITVLGRVDDVINVSGHRLGTMEIESAVVDVEGVAEAAVVGGTHEVKGEAVYAFVITEDGQSEDDALRERVVERVEDAIGPIARPERIVFTPDLPKTRSGKIMRRLLEEIADGEELGDTSTLRNPDIVQDIKDEVDASD
- a CDS encoding helix-turn-helix domain-containing protein; the protein is MGDERPIEDILDTIGDDHARDVLAAISEEPRPASEVADACDLSLPTVYRRIEMLKEHKLVSSETAVADDGNHYDVFKSNFDGTVIRLRDDEYDVRIYRKENIPDRFSSLWDELSR
- a CDS encoding 30S ribosomal protein S17e, whose amino-acid sequence is MAIKPAYVKKTGEILMERYPEALSTDFEHNKEAVTELTNIESKGVRNRIAGYIARKQAAQPA